The Rhinolophus ferrumequinum isolate MPI-CBG mRhiFer1 chromosome 6, mRhiFer1_v1.p, whole genome shotgun sequence genome has a window encoding:
- the C6H15orf61 gene encoding uncharacterized protein C15orf61 homolog — MEALRRAHEAALRLLLCRPWDSGAASRPKPRASEVLTQHLLQRRLPHWTSFCVPYSAVHNDQFGLSHFNWPVQGANYHVLRTGCFPFIKYHCSKAPWQDLARQDQFFTALKVVNLGIPTLLYGLGSWLFARVTETVHTSYGPITVYFLNKEDEGAMY, encoded by the exons ATGGAGGCCCTGAGAAGGGCCCACGAGGCCGCGCTCCGGCTGCTGCTGTGCCGGCCTTGGGACTCGGGCGCCGCCTCCCGCCCCAAACCCCGCGCCTCGGAGGTGCTGACACAGCACCTGCTGCAGCGGCGCCTGCCGCACTGGACCTCCTTCTGCGTGCCCTACAGCGCTGTCCACAACGACCAGTTCGGCCTATCGCACTTCAACTGGCCGGTGCAAGGCGCCAACTACCACGTCCTACGCACCGGCTGCTTCCCCTTCATCAAGTACCACTGCTCCAAGGCCCCCTGGCAGGACCTGGCCAGGCAGGACCAGTTCTTCACGGCGCTCAAGGTCGTCAACCTCG gtaTTCCAACTTTATTATATGGACTTGGCTCCTGGTTATTTGCTAGAGTCACAGAGACTGTGCATACCAGTTATGGACCAATAacagtttattttctaaataaagaagaTGAAGGTGCCATGTATTGA